The proteins below are encoded in one region of Ferruginibacter lapsinanis:
- a CDS encoding SusC/RagA family TonB-linked outer membrane protein, which produces MNKLLSVFILSFCIPVLLFAQTKTVKGKVTDEDGVGVPNANVVQVGGTRKGTQTDKEGNFSLAIVGEGKVSLSVSSVGYNAKVVNVTGESVAVILEKRVSVQDEVVVVGYQTIKRKEIAGAASAITAEQIKDVPASSNAAEALAGRATGVQVVSAEGGPGADYDIKVRGGTSITQDNTPLYIVDGIPVENALSVISPQDIQSFDILKDAAATAIYGSRGANGVIVITTKGGKNNKKISVTYNAFVGWKSLAKELDVMSPEEFVEYQYERIGANMRNSQDSSSFAGKYGPNLWVYGHAYDSVKAYANVAPVDWQDKLFGRKALQQSHNISISGGNKQTSFNLSLTYNKEDGILLGSDFEKKLATFKLEHKASNKLKLGTTIRYTNQALNGAGVSGDGLNFSRLRHTIKYVPFNNFRFIEDVQNPVVDEDGGNPAGSGIVNPLVYTRQDLKRNTNNNINVTGYAQYSITKWLTFKTTVGIENKNQYIKYFSDSATPYSRNDGGKLPIARIDSNQRFGITNSNVISFNSGSIKGRFKKNNNLQIVLGQETVSEEEYASSNIWFYYPHGADYNKVWQDFTGSYTLPSNTVPTGYPAFAKVQRTLLSFFGKATYSRKSKYFATFSYRGDGSSRFAPGRQWGYFPAGSLAWNMSKEKFMSKVGFISDVKLRASYGASGNNKIPDYAFLPTFADNTSSSIGYGLLDAPPGIAYIPNSQFLANQLIKWETTVSKNVGVDFGLFKNKLLFTVDLYENSSNDLLLQNRVPSTTGSQYQYQNVGSTVNRGIELQVTAPRLLSSRDFNWSSTFNISFNKNKVKSLGGLPELNPKSGIISTNPYDYKVRPGEPLGQIWGYVNDGFYTADEFVAGSFNNSTRGFTPKATTLINNTGLAVAQPGNIKFKDLDGNDTLDVRDQTVIGNTNPKFFGGLNNQFTYKNFDLSVFVNWVVGNDVYNANRIEFTNGYQPDANFFKDMEGRWKTIDENGNIITDLAVLAERNKNATIWRPLAVQSFNAMSWAVEDASFLRINNVTLGYTLKPRSKFIKSVRLYATGNNLAVITNYTGFDPEVSAKRSVLTPGVDYSAYPKTRSYIFGVNVGF; this is translated from the coding sequence ATGAATAAACTGCTATCAGTATTTATCCTATCATTTTGCATTCCTGTTTTATTATTTGCACAAACCAAAACCGTTAAAGGAAAGGTTACCGACGAAGATGGAGTTGGTGTACCTAATGCAAACGTTGTGCAGGTAGGTGGTACACGTAAAGGAACCCAAACAGACAAAGAAGGTAATTTTTCTCTTGCAATAGTAGGTGAAGGGAAAGTGAGTTTGAGTGTTTCTTCTGTAGGATACAACGCTAAAGTTGTAAATGTAACAGGAGAGAGCGTTGCTGTTATATTAGAGAAAAGAGTAAGCGTGCAGGATGAAGTTGTAGTGGTTGGATATCAAACAATTAAAAGAAAAGAAATAGCAGGAGCCGCATCTGCTATTACAGCCGAGCAAATAAAAGATGTACCAGCTTCTAGTAATGCTGCAGAAGCGTTGGCTGGTAGAGCTACCGGTGTTCAGGTGGTAAGTGCAGAGGGAGGCCCCGGAGCTGATTATGACATTAAAGTTCGTGGTGGTACTTCTATCACTCAGGATAATACGCCTTTGTATATAGTAGATGGTATTCCGGTTGAAAATGCGCTTTCAGTGATCTCTCCACAGGATATCCAGTCTTTCGATATCTTAAAAGATGCAGCAGCTACTGCTATTTATGGTTCAAGAGGTGCTAATGGTGTAATTGTCATCACTACCAAAGGAGGAAAAAATAATAAGAAAATTTCTGTTACTTATAATGCTTTTGTTGGATGGAAATCTCTGGCAAAGGAATTAGATGTAATGAGTCCTGAAGAATTCGTAGAATACCAATACGAAAGAATTGGTGCTAACATGAGAAACAGTCAGGATAGCAGTTCATTTGCAGGAAAATATGGTCCAAACCTATGGGTATATGGGCATGCTTATGATTCAGTAAAAGCTTATGCAAATGTTGCCCCAGTTGACTGGCAAGATAAATTATTCGGAAGAAAAGCATTACAACAATCTCATAATATCTCAATAAGCGGAGGCAATAAACAAACCTCATTTAATTTAAGTCTTACTTATAATAAAGAAGATGGTATTTTATTGGGATCAGATTTTGAGAAAAAGTTAGCAACCTTTAAATTAGAACACAAGGCCAGCAACAAATTAAAATTAGGTACAACCATTCGTTATACCAACCAGGCACTAAATGGTGCAGGTGTATCGGGAGACGGTTTAAACTTCAGTCGTTTACGTCATACAATAAAATATGTTCCGTTCAATAATTTCAGATTTATTGAAGATGTTCAAAATCCTGTAGTGGATGAAGATGGAGGGAATCCAGCTGGCTCTGGTATCGTAAATCCTCTTGTATACACAAGACAAGATCTGAAAAGAAATACCAATAACAATATTAATGTTACCGGTTATGCACAATACTCTATCACTAAATGGTTAACGTTTAAAACTACCGTTGGTATAGAAAACAAAAATCAGTATATAAAATACTTTAGTGATTCTGCAACACCTTACTCTCGTAATGATGGAGGTAAACTTCCTATTGCCAGAATCGATTCTAACCAAAGATTTGGTATTACTAATTCAAATGTGATTTCTTTTAACAGCGGCTCAATTAAAGGAAGATTTAAAAAGAACAATAATCTTCAAATTGTATTAGGACAAGAAACAGTTTCGGAAGAAGAATATGCCAGTTCAAATATTTGGTTCTATTATCCACATGGTGCTGATTATAACAAAGTATGGCAGGATTTTACAGGTAGTTATACATTGCCTTCCAATACTGTTCCTACAGGATATCCTGCTTTTGCGAAAGTTCAGAGAACATTGTTGTCTTTCTTTGGTAAAGCAACTTATAGTCGTAAATCAAAATACTTTGCAACATTCAGTTACAGGGGAGATGGTTCTTCAAGATTTGCGCCTGGTCGCCAATGGGGGTATTTCCCTGCCGGATCTTTGGCATGGAATATGTCTAAAGAAAAATTCATGAGTAAAGTCGGTTTTATATCAGATGTTAAACTAAGGGCTTCTTATGGAGCTTCTGGTAATAACAAAATCCCTGATTATGCTTTCCTTCCAACTTTTGCAGACAATACATCATCTAGTATTGGTTATGGATTGTTAGATGCTCCTCCGGGTATTGCGTATATCCCTAACAGTCAGTTTTTAGCAAATCAATTAATTAAATGGGAAACAACTGTTTCTAAGAACGTAGGAGTTGATTTCGGATTATTTAAAAATAAATTATTGTTTACAGTTGATTTGTATGAAAACTCATCAAATGATTTGTTGCTGCAAAACAGGGTTCCTTCTACCACCGGTAGTCAATACCAATACCAAAATGTTGGGTCTACTGTAAACAGAGGTATTGAATTGCAGGTAACAGCTCCAAGATTATTAAGCAGCAGAGATTTCAACTGGTCTTCTACATTTAATATTTCTTTCAACAAAAACAAGGTTAAATCTTTGGGAGGTTTACCGGAATTGAATCCTAAGTCTGGTATCATTTCTACTAATCCTTACGATTACAAAGTTAGACCAGGAGAACCTTTAGGTCAGATATGGGGGTATGTTAATGACGGTTTTTATACAGCAGATGAATTTGTGGCAGGATCTTTTAACAATTCAACCAGAGGATTTACGCCAAAAGCAACAACTTTAATTAATAATACAGGGTTGGCAGTAGCTCAGCCAGGTAATATCAAATTCAAAGATCTGGATGGTAATGATACATTGGATGTAAGAGATCAAACTGTAATAGGAAATACTAATCCGAAATTTTTTGGAGGTTTGAATAACCAGTTCACTTATAAAAACTTTGATTTGAGTGTATTTGTAAATTGGGTAGTAGGTAATGATGTATACAATGCAAACAGAATCGAATTTACTAACGGTTATCAACCAGATGCCAATTTCTTTAAAGACATGGAAGGCAGATGGAAAACCATTGATGAAAATGGAAATATAATTACAGATCTGGCTGTATTGGCTGAAAGAAATAAGAATGCAACAATTTGGCGTCCATTGGCTGTTCAAAGCTTTAATGCTATGTCTTGGGCTGTTGAAGATGCCTCTTTCTTAAGAATTAACAATGTTACCTTAGGGTATACTTTAAAACCAAGAAGTAAATTTATTAAAAGTGTAAGATTATATGCTACAGGAAACAACCTGGCGGTAATTACTAACTACACAGGATTTGATCCTGAAGTAAGTGCCAAAAGAAGTGTATTAACTCCAGGGGTGGATTATTCAGCATATCCTAAAACCCGTTCTTATATTTTTGGTGTAAATGTTGGTTTTTAA
- a CDS encoding LacI family DNA-binding transcriptional regulator, whose product MYEAITIKDIAKALSLSTSTVSRALRGSYEISPETKKLVLEYAEKFNYRPNPIALSLKERRSRSIGVVVTEIANNFFSQAINGIESIAYNRGYHVIISQSHESYEREIVNVQHLSSRSVDGLLVSLSTETVNTDHFKNLHEKGLPIVFFDRIAEGIDTHKVIVDNYKGAYEATDNLIKSGFKKIAHLTSSSHLSITKERLAGYKDALLKNNLPVDEAYIKYCNHGGMITAEVEDAVKELMNLKQKPDAIFAASDRVTISCLSTFKTLGLSVPNDIAIIGFTNSGLIELLNPSLSAVKQPAFEMGQMATELLIQLIESKRPVTQFETRVLQTELTIRESSTKTAKKKK is encoded by the coding sequence ATGTACGAAGCTATAACCATAAAAGACATTGCTAAAGCCCTAAGCCTTTCAACTTCAACGGTTTCCAGAGCTTTAAGAGGCAGTTATGAAATTAGTCCCGAAACAAAGAAGCTTGTTTTGGAGTATGCCGAAAAGTTTAATTATCGCCCCAACCCTATTGCACTTTCTTTAAAGGAAAGAAGAAGTCGGTCAATCGGGGTGGTTGTTACCGAGATAGCCAACAACTTTTTTTCTCAGGCTATCAATGGAATAGAATCAATTGCTTACAATCGTGGCTACCACGTTATCATTTCTCAAAGTCACGAATCTTACGAAAGAGAAATAGTGAACGTGCAGCATTTGTCTTCCCGATCTGTAGATGGCTTATTGGTATCGTTATCTACTGAAACAGTAAATACAGATCATTTTAAGAACTTACATGAAAAGGGGTTGCCGATCGTTTTCTTCGACAGGATCGCAGAAGGTATAGATACACATAAAGTGATCGTTGATAATTATAAAGGTGCTTATGAAGCAACAGACAATTTAATAAAATCAGGATTTAAAAAGATAGCACATCTTACCAGTTCTTCCCATCTTTCTATCACTAAAGAAAGATTGGCCGGTTATAAAGATGCATTATTAAAAAACAATCTTCCTGTAGACGAGGCGTATATAAAATATTGCAATCACGGTGGTATGATCACAGCTGAAGTAGAAGATGCAGTAAAAGAACTGATGAACCTTAAACAAAAACCTGATGCAATTTTTGCGGCAAGCGACAGAGTTACGATCAGCTGCCTGTCTACTTTTAAAACATTAGGACTATCAGTGCCAAATGACATCGCTATTATCGGTTTCACCAACTCTGGATTGATCGAATTATTAAACCCTTCTTTATCAGCAGTAAAACAACCTGCGTTTGAAATGGGACAAATGGCGACTGAATTATTGATTCAATTGATAGAAAGTAAAAGACCAGTAACACAATTTGAAACCAGAGTCTTGCAAACAGAATTGACCATCAGGGAATCCTCCACTAAAACAGCAAAGAAGAAAAAATAA